The following proteins are co-located in the Candidatus Deferrimicrobiaceae bacterium genome:
- a CDS encoding diguanylate cyclase, with translation MRSEGVLAWVIDGCIRPGKSLFDGVPLSFSVTLAHEPDPPAMLARLKRESHDVLCIEDAPPFERSRDLLHLTDALPMRPVIITIAPDIDVPTAVLLMEIGVFSVISDVADSQRLSAAVNRALSTRRAMQQIVNMNVSLRRSRSVLEKKTVALSAERIKLRRKASEVSLMRRVAEWLGRARTLEEGLSEVLAPLAAFVGAARGVFLVNPEKGRWIVCGGESAPIEASTFPRAAALFRRAERIAVSESGGLTMSPAPETPGSDSGVALPVRIKRRFLGYGIFWGGEVPAPSADTLRLLEAVGVQVGAFCENIVLREQVATERDRLGHAKDELDFLFRFASALNEDLDLDAVFEWLCRELGRFVPYAGIEFLSMLGRPEVRTCGVGSAGVRDRKIAAALARQWRKQMPPASGTEAGESLVVKEFPYGEAAGSAPAGIHRWTAPLTFGESVLGSLAVHLVPHVSQERARERVLRSVTAQLSLFLHNFAEREKVRVMASNDGLTGLFNYRSFQDRFDREFEWFLRRERNLAVLMIDIDHFKGINDTFGHQVGDQMLRGVAEILLQNLRKTDYAFRYGGDEFVVLMPDAGLRQAEIFAQRVRTGVRTRLQGVSPYEFQLSVSIGIADCTVLVSREQEELLKRADGALYQAKSRGRDRIQVADAAVGAGHAKEEVRGAEQT, from the coding sequence ATGAGGTCCGAAGGTGTTCTGGCATGGGTGATCGACGGCTGCATCCGGCCCGGGAAATCGCTGTTCGACGGCGTTCCTCTGTCGTTCTCCGTGACGCTGGCGCACGAGCCCGACCCGCCGGCCATGCTCGCGCGGCTCAAGCGCGAATCCCACGACGTCCTGTGCATCGAGGATGCCCCGCCGTTCGAAAGGTCCCGTGACCTGCTCCACCTGACCGACGCGCTGCCGATGCGCCCGGTCATCATCACCATCGCCCCCGATATCGACGTTCCCACGGCCGTTCTCCTGATGGAGATCGGCGTCTTCTCGGTCATCTCCGACGTTGCCGACAGCCAGCGGCTTTCCGCCGCAGTGAACCGGGCCCTATCCACCCGCCGGGCCATGCAGCAGATCGTCAACATGAACGTCTCGCTCCGGCGCAGCCGCTCCGTCCTCGAGAAGAAGACCGTCGCGCTCTCGGCCGAGCGCATCAAGCTGCGTCGGAAGGCGTCCGAGGTGTCGCTCATGCGCCGCGTGGCCGAGTGGCTCGGGCGGGCCAGAACGCTCGAGGAAGGGCTGTCCGAAGTGCTGGCGCCGTTGGCCGCGTTCGTCGGCGCGGCGCGCGGCGTCTTCCTCGTCAACCCCGAGAAGGGGCGCTGGATCGTGTGCGGCGGCGAATCTGCCCCGATCGAGGCGTCCACGTTCCCGCGCGCTGCCGCCCTGTTCCGGCGCGCGGAGCGCATCGCCGTCTCCGAGAGCGGGGGGCTGACCATGTCGCCGGCGCCCGAGACGCCCGGCAGCGATTCCGGCGTGGCGTTGCCGGTCCGGATCAAGCGGCGCTTCCTGGGCTACGGCATCTTCTGGGGCGGCGAGGTTCCCGCCCCGTCGGCCGACACCCTCCGGCTTCTCGAGGCGGTCGGCGTCCAGGTGGGCGCCTTCTGCGAAAATATCGTGCTGCGCGAGCAGGTCGCGACCGAGCGGGATCGGCTGGGGCATGCCAAGGACGAGCTCGACTTCCTGTTCCGGTTCGCGTCGGCGCTGAACGAAGATCTCGACCTCGATGCCGTCTTCGAGTGGCTGTGCCGCGAGCTCGGCCGATTCGTCCCCTACGCCGGCATCGAGTTCCTGTCGATGCTCGGGAGGCCTGAGGTCCGGACCTGCGGCGTCGGGAGCGCCGGGGTACGGGATAGAAAGATCGCCGCCGCCCTGGCCCGCCAGTGGCGGAAACAGATGCCTCCCGCGTCCGGGACGGAGGCAGGCGAGTCGCTCGTGGTCAAGGAATTCCCCTACGGGGAGGCGGCCGGCTCCGCACCCGCCGGAATCCACCGGTGGACGGCTCCGTTGACGTTCGGCGAGAGCGTCCTCGGGTCGCTCGCGGTCCACCTCGTTCCCCATGTTTCCCAGGAACGGGCGCGCGAGCGGGTGCTCCGGTCGGTGACGGCCCAGTTGTCCCTGTTCCTCCACAACTTCGCCGAGCGCGAGAAGGTGCGCGTCATGGCCAGCAACGACGGCCTGACCGGGCTGTTCAACTACCGCTCCTTCCAAGACCGCTTCGACCGGGAGTTCGAATGGTTCCTGCGGCGCGAGCGCAACCTCGCGGTCCTCATGATCGACATCGACCATTTCAAGGGGATCAACGACACGTTCGGGCACCAGGTGGGCGACCAGATGCTCCGGGGCGTGGCCGAGATCCTCTTGCAGAACCTGCGCAAGACCGACTATGCGTTCCGTTACGGCGGCGACGAGTTCGTCGTCCTGATGCCCGACGCCGGCCTTCGGCAGGCCGAGATCTTTGCGCAGCGCGTCCGCACCGGGGTCCGCACCCGGTTGCAGGGTGTTTCCCCGTACGAATTCCAGCTGTCGGTCAGCATCGGCATCGCCGATTGCACCGTCCTGGTCTCCCGCGAACAGGAAGAATTGCTCAAGCGGGCCGACGGCGCGCTCTACCAGGCCAAGTCGCGTGGGCGCGACCGGATCCAGGTCGCCGATGCGGCCGTGGGCGCCGGGCATGCCAAGGAGGAGGTTCGCGGTGCCGAACAAACATAG
- a CDS encoding flagellar hook-length control protein FliK has translation MTSPAGPGPGAIRGPALQRLVESPQSVLLQAGQTVRFQVLSPGREGGLRIRINGEELPASAQKPLAPGSSGIAVVLDPGQPLRIRIVSLTPPPPSTGSRMPVLLGREPVRGDGISPGALAQFNARLSDAAASGAAPSPRFMQEAILLSRFLASTLVDLPGGKPSMARISKPAPNAAGSQAEPPVRPEGAASPEVETPDAREALAAATPPTADVPFWFFVPFPGEKAPLLFPGYRKRERGEPEATYGLFFRLPDAGSVSVRFRPGGGTWSILFEVEHPQMADLIEAGLPDFSESLRAHGFSLRDAAVTRVRRGALESEFGAMLSRDTGLTLLEERA, from the coding sequence ATGACCTCGCCGGCCGGCCCCGGGCCGGGCGCAATCCGGGGACCGGCGCTTCAGCGTCTCGTCGAATCTCCGCAGAGCGTCCTTCTGCAGGCCGGCCAGACCGTCCGTTTCCAGGTGCTCTCTCCCGGGAGGGAAGGCGGGTTGCGCATCCGGATCAACGGCGAGGAGCTGCCCGCCTCCGCGCAAAAGCCTTTGGCGCCCGGGAGCAGCGGGATAGCCGTCGTCCTTGACCCCGGCCAGCCGCTCCGGATCCGGATCGTTTCCCTCACTCCGCCCCCTCCTTCCACCGGCTCCCGTATGCCCGTCCTGCTTGGGCGAGAGCCGGTTCGCGGAGACGGCATTTCTCCCGGCGCGCTCGCACAGTTCAATGCCCGGTTGTCGGACGCGGCCGCTTCCGGAGCGGCGCCGTCCCCACGATTCATGCAGGAGGCGATCCTCCTCTCCCGGTTCCTCGCGTCGACCTTGGTCGACTTGCCGGGAGGGAAGCCATCGATGGCCCGAATATCCAAACCTGCGCCGAACGCCGCCGGGTCGCAAGCCGAACCCCCGGTCCGCCCCGAGGGCGCAGCGTCCCCCGAAGTCGAGACGCCGGACGCGCGGGAGGCGCTCGCCGCCGCGACGCCGCCGACGGCGGATGTCCCGTTCTGGTTCTTCGTGCCGTTTCCCGGCGAGAAGGCGCCGCTCCTGTTTCCGGGATATCGGAAACGGGAACGCGGGGAACCGGAAGCCACCTACGGGCTCTTCTTCCGGCTGCCCGACGCTGGTTCCGTCTCCGTCCGCTTCCGCCCGGGCGGCGGGACCTGGTCCATCCTGTTCGAGGTCGAGCATCCGCAGATGGCCGACCTGATCGAGGCGGGCCTCCCGGATTTCTCGGAGTCGCTGCGCGCGCACGGATTCTCGTTGCGGGATGCGGCCGTCACCCGCGTCCGGCGCGGCGCCCTCGAGTCCGAATTCGGCGCGATGCTGTCGCGCGATACCGGCCTGACGCTGCTCGAGGAGCGCGCATGA
- a CDS encoding PilZ domain-containing protein, whose amino-acid sequence MPNKHSGKEREYVRINDFLCVESVIRRGEEKGIFDAYRKRANRKVPTRLSAGNFFTQRDDRSEFAEVEREILKVMVGMDSKIDAIVRFLGSGDRRSLAIFTPRWIDLGGSGMRIIVSDPVAEGDYVEIRLQLPDFEGAPVPILGRVIRAVPSSRKDEPGTEVALQYRLIEEEDRDRIIRYIFTRQRDAIRAGAERREEVKGVE is encoded by the coding sequence GTGCCGAACAAACATAGCGGGAAAGAGCGCGAATATGTCCGGATCAACGATTTCCTCTGCGTGGAATCCGTCATCCGGCGGGGGGAAGAAAAGGGCATCTTCGATGCCTACCGGAAAAGGGCCAACCGCAAGGTCCCCACCCGGCTGTCGGCCGGCAATTTCTTCACGCAGCGCGACGACCGGTCCGAGTTCGCCGAAGTCGAGCGCGAGATCCTCAAGGTGATGGTCGGAATGGACAGCAAGATCGACGCGATCGTCCGCTTCCTCGGCAGCGGCGACCGGCGCTCCCTCGCGATCTTCACGCCGCGCTGGATCGACCTGGGCGGCTCCGGCATGCGCATCATCGTGTCCGATCCCGTCGCCGAGGGCGACTACGTCGAGATCCGGCTGCAGCTTCCCGATTTCGAGGGGGCGCCGGTGCCGATCCTCGGCCGCGTGATCCGCGCCGTGCCCTCCTCCCGCAAGGACGAGCCCGGCACCGAGGTGGCGTTGCAGTACCGGCTCATCGAGGAAGAGGACCGCGACCGGATCATTCGCTACATCTTCACGCGCCAGCGCGATGCCATCCGGGCCGGCGCCGAGCGCCGGGAAGAGGTCAAGGGTGTCGAATAG
- a CDS encoding response regulator, with protein MAANLDTLLGTSDEPPYVLIVDDDEAVCEVLATYLRPKGYRIKVVHTGRGAIEALKAKPPEVTILDLRLQDISGQEVQKYIHSHHLDTEVIVITGFASLDTALDAIKLGAFDYIVKPFKLGEIEISVRNALERLLLGKQNRALLDKVRELTLRLEKSAPTPPGPTIRFDEMGTSSSIRAVAPRSPAGFGGYAEVADLKIRRGP; from the coding sequence ATGGCCGCCAACCTCGACACCCTCCTGGGCACCAGCGACGAGCCCCCGTATGTCCTCATCGTCGACGACGACGAGGCCGTCTGCGAAGTGCTCGCCACCTATCTTCGCCCCAAAGGTTATCGCATCAAGGTCGTCCATACGGGGCGCGGCGCCATCGAGGCGCTCAAGGCAAAGCCTCCCGAGGTCACGATCCTCGATCTCCGGCTGCAGGACATCTCCGGCCAGGAGGTCCAGAAATACATCCACTCGCACCATCTCGACACCGAGGTCATCGTCATCACCGGCTTTGCGTCGCTCGATACGGCGCTCGATGCCATCAAACTCGGTGCGTTCGACTACATCGTCAAGCCGTTCAAGCTCGGCGAGATCGAGATCTCCGTCCGCAACGCGCTCGAGCGGCTGTTGCTCGGCAAGCAGAACCGGGCGCTGCTCGACAAGGTCCGTGAGTTGACGCTGCGCCTCGAAAAGTCCGCGCCGACGCCTCCCGGACCCACGATCCGTTTCGACGAGATGGGCACCTCCTCTTCGATCCGCGCGGTTGCGCCCCGCAGCCCTGCGGGATTCGGCGGCTACGCCGAGGTGGCCGACCTCAAGATCCGTCGGGGGCCCTGA
- the flgA gene encoding flagellar basal body P-ring formation chaperone FlgA produces the protein MRRISAILFFLLAVVPAACLAAPAKPDDSLALSARDALTSVIVEQTAVPGVEVFVSGIRFQDASRAAGGKEIVRVSLEGPVRSGRGIQFAMFVRLSNGDVCELRASADVSIQVPVVVSARNVSTGSVLVADDLQLRRREYSASGEAMIHDPSEAIGKRVRWQLSGGVPVRREYLEDPEALKRGDSVLIEAETGMVHITGKGVALQSGRIGETVLVRSQLSGKEMAGRLAPGHVVRVD, from the coding sequence ATGCGACGGATATCCGCGATCCTGTTTTTCCTGTTGGCCGTCGTTCCTGCGGCATGCCTTGCCGCACCGGCGAAGCCAGACGATTCACTGGCGCTTTCGGCGCGAGATGCGCTGACGAGCGTGATCGTCGAGCAGACGGCCGTCCCGGGGGTCGAGGTGTTCGTGTCCGGCATCCGCTTCCAGGACGCGTCGCGCGCGGCGGGGGGCAAGGAGATCGTCCGCGTGTCGCTCGAAGGGCCGGTCCGTTCCGGCCGCGGGATCCAGTTCGCGATGTTCGTCCGGCTCTCGAACGGCGACGTGTGCGAGCTTCGCGCCTCGGCCGACGTCTCGATCCAGGTCCCCGTCGTCGTCTCCGCGCGCAACGTGTCCACCGGTTCGGTGCTCGTAGCCGACGATCTCCAGCTTCGGCGGCGGGAATACTCCGCCTCCGGCGAGGCGATGATCCACGATCCGTCCGAGGCGATCGGAAAACGCGTCCGCTGGCAGCTTTCCGGCGGCGTGCCCGTCCGCCGGGAATACCTCGAGGACCCCGAGGCGCTCAAGCGCGGCGATTCGGTCCTCATCGAGGCCGAGACCGGGATGGTCCACATCACGGGCAAGGGCGTGGCGCTCCAGTCCGGAAGGATCGGCGAGACGGTCCTGGTGCGAAGCCAGCTTTCCGGCAAGGAAATGGCCGGCCGGCTCGCCCCCGGGCATGTCGTCCGGGTCGATTAG
- a CDS encoding flagellar protein FlgN, translating into MMDQGAAERWIEIIRQEESHLTRLIEVLQADQRAIAQSHPEILEENVRLKEAVLAEMQVVIEARRGLLDDLGRIPGFAARTFDDLAETLPATVREYGVGSLARVRSLRSSLSELNDLTRRIMTHGLLMVRSTLGLIQGISAVPVYGGNGDFRPAAGTTGRIVRQNV; encoded by the coding sequence ATGATGGACCAGGGCGCCGCAGAGCGCTGGATCGAGATCATCCGCCAGGAAGAATCCCACCTCACCAGGCTTATCGAAGTTCTGCAGGCCGACCAGCGCGCCATTGCGCAGTCGCACCCCGAAATCCTCGAAGAGAATGTCCGGCTGAAGGAAGCGGTGCTTGCCGAGATGCAGGTGGTGATCGAGGCGCGCCGCGGGCTGCTCGACGATCTCGGGCGCATCCCCGGATTCGCGGCAAGGACCTTCGACGACCTGGCCGAGACGCTCCCGGCTACGGTTCGTGAATATGGCGTCGGCTCCCTGGCGCGGGTCCGTTCGCTGCGATCCTCGCTGTCCGAGCTCAACGATCTGACGCGCCGGATCATGACGCACGGGCTCCTCATGGTCCGCAGCACGCTCGGGCTGATCCAGGGCATTTCCGCGGTTCCCGTATACGGCGGGAACGGCGATTTCCGCCCCGCCGCGGGCACAACAGGCCGGATCGTCCGGCAAAACGTGTAA
- the flgG gene encoding flagellar basal-body rod protein FlgG, producing the protein MIRSLMIASSGMEVQQTNMDIISNNLANVNTNGFKRSRGDFQDLLYQNITPAGAPSSSSTEAPVGLEYGLGARVVSVSKIFTQGEFKQTGNDLDITIEGEGFIPVLLPTGERAYTRDGALKKNVQGKLVNPNGYAIDPPITIPDNSTHVTIAPDGTVSALLQGSITPTVLGTMQLARFTNQSGLSSLGKNLFAATPSSGNATIGNPGSNGLGTIMQGFIEASNVNIVEEMVNMIVGQRAYEINSKVIQTVDQMLRTATNIR; encoded by the coding sequence ATGATCCGTTCATTGATGATCGCCTCGTCGGGGATGGAGGTCCAGCAGACCAACATGGACATCATCTCCAACAATCTCGCCAACGTGAACACCAACGGCTTCAAGCGCAGCCGCGGCGATTTCCAGGACTTGCTCTACCAGAACATCACGCCGGCGGGCGCGCCCTCCTCGTCGAGCACCGAGGCGCCGGTCGGCCTCGAATACGGCCTGGGCGCCCGCGTCGTCTCGGTCAGCAAGATCTTCACCCAGGGCGAGTTCAAGCAGACCGGCAACGATCTCGACATCACGATCGAGGGCGAGGGCTTCATCCCGGTCCTGCTGCCGACCGGCGAGCGGGCCTACACCCGCGACGGCGCCCTCAAGAAGAACGTCCAGGGCAAGCTCGTCAATCCCAACGGCTACGCGATCGATCCGCCGATCACGATTCCCGACAATTCGACCCATGTCACGATCGCCCCCGACGGCACCGTCTCGGCGCTGCTCCAGGGCTCGATCACCCCCACCGTGCTCGGCACGATGCAGCTGGCGCGCTTCACCAACCAGTCGGGCCTGAGCAGCCTCGGCAAGAACCTGTTCGCGGCGACGCCCTCGTCCGGCAACGCGACGATCGGCAACCCCGGATCGAACGGCCTTGGAACCATCATGCAGGGCTTCATCGAAGCCTCGAACGTCAATATCGTCGAGGAGATGGTGAACATGATCGTCGGGCAGCGGGCCTATGAAATCAATTCAAAGGTGATCCAGACCGTCGACCAGATGCTGCGCACGGCGACGAACATCCGCTAG
- a CDS encoding EscU/YscU/HrcU family type III secretion system export apparatus switch protein yields the protein MTRPDDPKRRAVALSYDRGKEAAPRVSAKGEGALSDVILRLAHENGIPVENDQLLADALYRFPEGDPIPSELYMAVAEVYAFLIRSRRDFQEKSSASPTADA from the coding sequence ATGACGCGGCCGGACGACCCGAAAAGAAGGGCCGTGGCGCTCTCCTACGACCGCGGAAAGGAGGCGGCGCCCCGGGTGTCGGCCAAGGGCGAGGGCGCGTTGAGCGACGTCATCCTGCGCCTGGCGCACGAAAACGGCATTCCCGTCGAAAACGATCAGCTCCTGGCCGATGCGCTCTACCGTTTTCCCGAGGGTGACCCGATCCCGTCCGAGCTCTACATGGCGGTGGCCGAGGTCTACGCCTTCCTGATCCGGTCCCGAAGAGATTTCCAGGAAAAAAGTTCCGCCTCCCCGACGGCCGACGCGTAA
- a CDS encoding flagellar hook-basal body protein produces MQAGMYIAYTGARAAEKRLEQVANNLANISSVGYKQDKSIDSGVVPAASLAGIDPSAASGAMPGGQLLYSTPAMQYVDMNAGPLRTTGKPTDLAIEGEGFFTVRTKDGDRLTRAGNFRIDAAGDLATVDGGKVLGAGGPIHIGDGVPAVTSDGQVAVDGNVVGTLLVQKVPDPTVLKKEGHSLFLVPPGTALSPAGAGARIEQGSVEEANVSAITGMTEMVEASRMFDAYMKMMSTISDLNSKASNDLGRV; encoded by the coding sequence GTGCAAGCGGGAATGTACATTGCCTATACCGGGGCCCGGGCCGCAGAGAAAAGGCTGGAGCAGGTCGCCAACAACCTGGCCAACATCTCTTCCGTGGGCTACAAGCAGGATAAATCGATCGATTCCGGTGTCGTTCCCGCCGCCTCGCTCGCGGGCATCGACCCGTCGGCGGCGTCCGGCGCGATGCCCGGTGGGCAGCTGCTCTACTCGACGCCCGCGATGCAGTACGTCGACATGAATGCGGGACCGCTCCGGACGACGGGCAAGCCGACCGATCTGGCCATCGAGGGCGAAGGATTCTTCACCGTCCGCACGAAGGATGGCGACCGGTTGACGCGCGCCGGCAACTTCCGGATCGACGCCGCGGGCGATCTCGCCACGGTCGACGGCGGGAAGGTGCTGGGGGCGGGCGGGCCGATCCATATCGGCGACGGGGTTCCCGCGGTGACTTCCGACGGCCAGGTTGCCGTCGACGGCAACGTCGTCGGCACGCTCCTCGTCCAGAAGGTCCCCGATCCGACGGTTCTCAAGAAAGAGGGGCACTCCCTGTTCCTCGTGCCCCCGGGAACGGCGCTGTCTCCGGCCGGCGCCGGCGCCCGCATCGAGCAGGGAAGCGTCGAGGAGGCCAACGTCTCGGCGATCACCGGGATGACCGAGATGGTCGAGGCCTCGCGGATGTTCGACGCCTACATGAAGATGATGTCCACGATCAGCGATCTCAATTCGAAGGCCTCGAACGACCTCGGCCGGGTGTAG
- the flgM gene encoding flagellar biosynthesis anti-sigma factor FlgM, producing MKISGRGKGNEAKNVGYKKTSGVAPVAPAASTSGQGGVGEATESSVAISDLGRVVAEAAKMLESVPDIRVEKVGRIQSELDAGTYQVEGEKVADKLVTEAVRDVRNRTR from the coding sequence GTGAAGATATCGGGTCGAGGAAAAGGAAACGAGGCAAAGAATGTCGGATACAAGAAGACAAGCGGGGTCGCTCCGGTCGCACCGGCTGCCTCCACGTCCGGCCAGGGGGGCGTCGGCGAGGCAACCGAATCCAGCGTCGCCATATCCGACCTCGGCCGGGTCGTCGCCGAGGCGGCCAAGATGCTCGAATCCGTCCCCGACATCCGGGTCGAGAAGGTCGGACGCATCCAGAGCGAGCTCGACGCCGGTACTTACCAGGTCGAGGGCGAAAAGGTGGCCGACAAGTTGGTTACCGAAGCCGTCCGGGACGTTCGCAACCGCACCCGCTGA
- a CDS encoding flagellar basal body P-ring protein FlgI, which translates to MKTEGMFPKAWAALIALLLVTAPMVTPAPQASAARLKDIANIGGTRANPVIGYGLVVGLNGTGDTDTSTFTMQSIMSMLAKFGVSVPLSKIKTKNVAAVMITGDLPAVSKQGWRMDVMISSMGDATSLEGGTLLMTPLMAGNGEVFAVAQGPVLVGGFAVSGASGSGVQKNHPTVGRIPGGAVIEREIALAEGGENIRVLLNAPDFATASRAAAAINERLGEPVAQPADGSEVLVRVPAKDRANLVDFMARIGDCEVTPDSVARVVVNEKTGTVVIGQNVRISTVALAHGALNIVIREKLEVSQPAPLSKGQTVVTPKSDVKATEEKVKLAVIQKGATISDLVDALNKLGVTPRDLIAIMQALKEAGALQADLALM; encoded by the coding sequence ATGAAGACCGAAGGGATGTTTCCGAAAGCATGGGCGGCGCTGATCGCGCTGCTGCTCGTCACGGCTCCGATGGTCACGCCGGCGCCGCAGGCCTCCGCCGCGCGCCTGAAGGATATCGCCAACATCGGCGGAACCCGCGCGAACCCCGTCATCGGCTACGGCCTCGTCGTAGGGCTCAACGGCACGGGCGACACCGACACGTCGACCTTCACGATGCAGAGCATCATGAGCATGCTGGCGAAATTCGGGGTCTCGGTGCCGCTTTCGAAGATCAAGACGAAGAACGTCGCGGCGGTCATGATCACGGGGGATCTGCCCGCGGTCTCGAAGCAGGGGTGGCGCATGGACGTGATGATTTCGTCCATGGGCGACGCCACGAGCCTCGAGGGCGGGACGCTCCTGATGACGCCGCTGATGGCGGGAAACGGCGAGGTATTCGCCGTGGCGCAGGGGCCGGTGCTGGTGGGCGGCTTCGCCGTCTCGGGCGCCTCGGGCTCCGGGGTCCAGAAGAACCACCCGACGGTCGGCCGTATCCCCGGCGGCGCGGTGATCGAGCGGGAAATCGCGCTCGCCGAGGGGGGCGAGAACATCCGGGTGCTCCTGAACGCCCCCGATTTCGCCACGGCATCCCGGGCGGCGGCCGCCATCAACGAGCGGCTGGGAGAGCCGGTCGCGCAGCCCGCGGACGGCAGCGAGGTGCTGGTGCGCGTCCCGGCCAAGGACCGGGCCAACCTGGTCGATTTCATGGCTCGCATCGGCGATTGCGAGGTGACGCCCGACTCGGTGGCGCGCGTCGTCGTCAACGAGAAGACCGGCACCGTCGTGATCGGGCAGAACGTCCGCATCTCGACCGTGGCGCTGGCGCACGGGGCGCTCAACATCGTCATCCGGGAGAAGCTGGAAGTGTCGCAGCCGGCCCCGCTGTCGAAGGGGCAGACCGTGGTCACCCCGAAAAGCGATGTCAAGGCGACCGAGGAGAAGGTCAAGCTGGCGGTGATCCAGAAGGGCGCGACCATCTCCGACCTCGTCGATGCGCTCAACAAGCTGGGCGTGACCCCGCGCGACCTCATTGCGATCATGCAGGCACTCAAGGAGGCGGGGGCGCTTCAGGCCGACCTCGCCCTGATGTAG
- a CDS encoding flagellar basal body L-ring protein FlgH encodes MRRLYSRLPAALLILASAGCAPAWDRKAEYKVTTWPEAPVRVAAVNGTSLWDDRGGAFFADRRARKVNDVVTIVVDESAKASKAAGTSLARDSSSQLGISAFFGLDKSVAGANSRLNPSSLIQSNTSTGFDGSGKTSREESLTTTVTAIVKTILPNGNMELEAKRTVSVNNENQVMVLHGVIRPEDVDGMNSVASSRVAQARIEYYGEGVISEKQNPGWMHKIIDHLWPF; translated from the coding sequence ATGAGACGTCTCTACTCCAGATTGCCCGCGGCGCTGCTGATTCTGGCGAGCGCGGGTTGCGCCCCGGCCTGGGACCGCAAGGCGGAGTACAAGGTGACGACCTGGCCGGAGGCCCCGGTTCGCGTCGCGGCGGTCAACGGCACTTCGCTCTGGGACGACCGCGGGGGGGCATTCTTCGCCGACCGGCGCGCGCGCAAGGTCAACGACGTCGTGACGATTGTCGTCGACGAATCGGCCAAGGCCTCCAAGGCGGCGGGCACTTCGCTCGCGCGCGATTCGTCCAGCCAGCTCGGCATCTCGGCCTTCTTCGGCCTCGACAAGTCGGTCGCGGGCGCCAACAGCCGCCTCAACCCCTCGTCGCTGATCCAGTCCAACACCAGCACCGGGTTCGACGGCTCCGGGAAGACGTCGCGCGAGGAATCGCTGACCACGACGGTCACCGCGATCGTCAAGACGATCCTGCCCAACGGCAACATGGAGCTGGAGGCGAAGCGCACGGTCAGCGTCAACAACGAGAACCAGGTGATGGTGCTGCACGGCGTGATCCGTCCCGAGGACGTCGACGGCATGAACAGCGTCGCCTCGTCTCGGGTGGCCCAGGCGCGCATCGAATATTACGGGGAAGGCGTCATCAGCGAAAAGCAGAACCCCGGCTGGATGCACAAGATCATCGATCACCTGTGGCCCTTCTAG
- a CDS encoding rod-binding protein, whose amino-acid sequence MDPLSAVAVKPADDPKTLLDRKSKVEAVRGFEEMYLNEMLKTMRKTVPKAEEDSNAKAMWQERFDAEIARKIAESGGIGLAKMLEQGLASRGKSAVRP is encoded by the coding sequence ATGGATCCGCTGTCCGCGGTGGCCGTGAAACCGGCCGACGACCCGAAGACGCTGCTCGACCGGAAGAGCAAGGTCGAGGCGGTCCGGGGTTTCGAGGAGATGTACCTGAACGAAATGCTGAAAACGATGCGGAAGACCGTTCCCAAGGCCGAGGAGGACAGCAACGCCAAGGCGATGTGGCAAGAACGGTTCGATGCCGAGATCGCCCGCAAGATCGCGGAATCGGGCGGGATCGGGTTGGCGAAGATGCTCGAGCAGGGACTGGCTTCCCGGGGGAAATCGGCGGTTCGACCGTAA